A genome region from Salvia splendens isolate huo1 chromosome 19, SspV2, whole genome shotgun sequence includes the following:
- the LOC121779952 gene encoding GATA transcription factor 8-like, with protein sequence MEPELIDEIDCGNFFGQMEDLIEFPPDIECDDANVVSSSDYKDFPTWDEALQGCDSLFSVTSASDLAAELSVPYEDIVQLEWLSTFMEDSFSGSSSSSTSSPTSGGSVMPLSPVHLGPQRARSKRPRPPAFNPKPAIQLVSPSSSCVENPRAASSPESDSFAESLPSKKSKKIKITLPANPTAQDAQPVRKCLHCEVTKTPQWRAGPMGPKTLCNACGVRHKTGRLFPEYRPAASPTFVPSLHSNSHKKVVEMRCRAEPRNEPDTSL encoded by the exons ATGGAGCCAGAGTTGATAGACGAAATCGACTGTGGAAACTTCTTCGGTCAAATGGAGGATTTGATTGAGTTTCCCCCAGACATTGAGTGCGATGATGCTAATGTAGTTAGCTCCAGTGACTACAAGGATTTCCCCACCTGGGACGAGGCGTTGCAGGGCTGCGACTCCCTCTTCTCCGTCACCTCTGCCTCCGACCTCGCTGCTGAGCTCTCTGTTCCG TATGAGGATATAGTGCAGTTGGAGTGGCTTTCGACCTTCATGGAGGACTCGTTTTCaggaagcagcagcagcagcactAGCAGTCCCACCTCGGGGGGAAGCGTGATGCCCCTTAGCCCCGTCCATCTTGGCCCCCAACGTGCACGCAGCAAGCGTCCTCGGCCACCAGCTTTCAATCCCAAGCCAGCAATCCAGCTCGTCTCCCCTTCATCCTCTTGCGTGGAGAATCCCCGTGCTGCTTCTTCCCCGGAATCCGATAGCTTTGCTGAGTCGCTTCCTTCAAAGAAGAGCAAGAAAATCAAGATAACGCTTCCTGCAAACCCGACAGCTCAAGACGCCCAGCCTGTTCGGAAATGCTTGCATTGTGAGGTAACAAAGACTCCGCAGTGGAGGGCGGGGCCAATGGGGCCGAAGACACTGTGCAATGCTTGTGGCGTCCGCCACAAGACTGGGAGGCTGTTCCCTGAATACCGGCCTGCTGCTAGCCCAACCTTTGTCCCATCTCTGCACTCAAACTCGCACAAGAAGGTCGTTGAGATGAGATGCAGGGCCGAGCCTAGAAACGAACCCGACACTTCCCTCTAG